A single window of Senegalia massiliensis DNA harbors:
- the fabK gene encoding enoyl-[acyl-carrier-protein] reductase FabK has protein sequence MFENRLVKLLGVKYPIIQGGMAWVATAELAAAVSNAGGLGVIGCGAAPVEVVKQEILKAKEMTDKPFGVNVMLLSPHADSIMEMLYDEKISVVTTGAGNPGKYIDKLKNVGTKVIPVVPSVALAKRMEKVGADAVIVEGTEAGGHIGELTTLAIVPQVVDDVDIPVIAAGGIADGRGFMAAISLGAEGVQIGTRFVCSNECIAHDQYKEKIVNSKDRDAIVTGRITGHPVRIIKNKLSRKIINLEKDIENKDEIDKLTIGSLKKAAIDGDVDLGSVMAGQSSGLIKDIKSCKEIIEDIITEVEDVKEKLCKF, from the coding sequence ATGTTTGAAAATAGATTAGTTAAATTATTAGGAGTAAAATATCCGATTATACAAGGTGGGATGGCTTGGGTAGCTACTGCAGAACTTGCAGCTGCTGTCTCAAATGCTGGCGGTCTTGGGGTAATTGGTTGTGGTGCTGCTCCAGTAGAAGTTGTAAAACAAGAAATACTTAAAGCTAAAGAAATGACAGATAAACCATTTGGGGTTAATGTTATGCTTTTATCCCCACATGCTGATAGTATTATGGAAATGTTATATGATGAGAAAATAAGTGTTGTTACTACTGGAGCAGGTAATCCAGGCAAGTATATAGATAAATTAAAAAATGTAGGAACAAAAGTTATTCCAGTAGTTCCCTCTGTAGCACTTGCAAAAAGGATGGAAAAAGTAGGTGCTGATGCTGTAATTGTTGAAGGGACTGAAGCAGGAGGACATATTGGTGAACTTACTACATTAGCCATAGTACCTCAAGTTGTAGATGATGTAGATATACCAGTTATAGCAGCTGGAGGAATAGCAGATGGTAGAGGATTTATGGCTGCTATATCTTTAGGAGCAGAAGGTGTACAAATCGGAACTAGATTTGTATGTTCTAATGAATGTATTGCTCATGATCAATACAAAGAAAAAATTGTGAATTCTAAGGATAGAGATGCTATAGTTACTGGAAGAATAACAGGACATCCTGTAAGGATAATAAAAAATAAACTTTCAAGAAAAATAATTAATTTAGAAAAAGATATTGAAAATAAAGATGAAATTGATAAATTGACAATAGGATCTCTTAAAAAAGCAGCTATTGATGGAGATGTGGATTTAGGTTCAGTAATGGCAGGACAAAGTAGTGGTCTTATTAAAGATATAAAGAGTTGTAAAGAGATAATAGAGGATATAATAACTGAAGTTGAAGATGTAAAAGAAAAATTATGTAAATTTTAG
- the fabD gene encoding ACP S-malonyltransferase yields the protein MKTAFVFPGQGSQYVGMGKDFYDNFEVSREVFDMANKELDFDIIELCFNGSMEDLSLTEITQPAILTTSYAILRVLEQKGLKADVTAGLSLGEYNALLYARAIDFSDTVKLVQKRGKYMQETVPEGKGKMAALIGMSISDTEKLINDLKGEGIIEAANYNCPGQIVITGEKDIIEKAVEMAKEYGAKKAVLLPVSAPFHSSLLKPAGEKLKKDLEKVLVESPKVDVISNVTADYIRDNNIKDLLVKQVYNSVYWEQSIEKMLNDGVTNFIEIGPAKSLSAFIKKTAKKKKIKVNIKNISKVADLDNLV from the coding sequence ATGAAAACCGCATTTGTTTTTCCGGGTCAAGGCTCGCAGTATGTAGGTATGGGAAAAGATTTTTATGATAATTTTGAAGTATCTAGAGAAGTATTTGATATGGCAAATAAAGAATTAGATTTCGATATTATTGAATTATGTTTTAATGGATCAATGGAAGATTTATCACTTACTGAGATAACTCAACCAGCAATATTAACTACTTCTTATGCAATACTAAGAGTTTTAGAGCAAAAAGGTTTAAAAGCAGATGTGACTGCGGGACTTAGTTTAGGTGAATACAATGCACTTTTATATGCAAGAGCTATAGATTTTTCAGATACAGTAAAGTTAGTACAAAAAAGAGGAAAGTATATGCAAGAAACTGTACCTGAAGGTAAAGGTAAAATGGCAGCTCTAATTGGAATGAGTATTTCAGATACAGAAAAATTAATAAATGACTTAAAGGGTGAAGGCATTATAGAAGCTGCAAATTATAATTGCCCTGGGCAAATAGTAATTACAGGAGAAAAGGATATAATAGAAAAAGCTGTAGAAATGGCAAAGGAATATGGAGCTAAAAAAGCAGTATTATTACCTGTTAGTGCACCTTTTCATTCTTCACTATTAAAACCAGCAGGTGAAAAGTTAAAAAAAGATTTAGAGAAAGTGTTAGTTGAATCACCTAAGGTAGATGTAATATCAAATGTGACAGCTGATTATATTAGAGATAACAATATAAAAGATTTATTAGTTAAACAGGTGTATAACTCAGTTTATTGGGAACAATCAATAGAAAAGATGTTAAATGATGGTGTGACAAACTTTATTGAGATTGGACCTGCAAAATCACTTTCAGCATTTATTAAGAAAACAGCCAAAAAGAAAAAAATAAAAGTTAATATAAAAAATATAAGTAAGGTGGCTGATTTAGATAATTTAGTATGA
- the fabG gene encoding 3-oxoacyl-[acyl-carrier-protein] reductase: MKIDNKNVIITGGSRGIGKEIALTLARNGANVIINYFNNETKALEVVEEIERMGRTAFAIKADISNVDDANNLIKQSFDRFDKIDILINNAGITRDNLLMRMSEKEWDDCLEINLKGTFNVTKSIIRKMIKQKYGSIINISSVVGIMGNAGQSNYAASKAGIIGFSKSIAKEVGKKNIRVNVIAPGFIKTDMTDKLNEKIKDEYLKGIALNSFGEATDVANAALFLASDLSKYITGQTIVVDGGLSI; encoded by the coding sequence ATGAAAATTGATAATAAAAATGTTATAATAACAGGAGGTTCTCGTGGTATTGGTAAAGAGATAGCACTTACTCTAGCTAGAAATGGTGCTAATGTTATTATTAATTATTTTAACAATGAAACAAAAGCATTAGAAGTAGTAGAAGAAATAGAGAGAATGGGTAGAACAGCTTTTGCAATTAAAGCAGATATTTCAAATGTTGATGATGCAAATAACTTAATTAAGCAATCATTTGATAGATTTGATAAAATTGATATATTAATTAATAATGCTGGTATTACAAGAGATAATTTACTTATGAGAATGTCTGAGAAAGAGTGGGATGATTGTTTAGAAATTAATCTAAAAGGAACTTTTAACGTTACTAAGTCTATCATAAGAAAAATGATAAAACAGAAATATGGAAGTATAATAAATATTAGTTCAGTTGTTGGAATAATGGGTAATGCTGGACAATCAAATTATGCTGCTTCTAAAGCAGGTATAATAGGTTTTAGTAAGTCAATTGCAAAAGAAGTAGGCAAAAAAAATATAAGGGTAAATGTTATAGCGCCTGGATTTATAAAAACAGATATGACTGACAAACTAAATGAAAAAATAAAAGATGAATATCTAAAAGGTATAGCCTTAAATTCATTTGGAGAAGCAACTGATGTTGCAAATGCTGCTTTATTTTTAGCAAGTGATTTATCAAAATATATTACTGGTCAAACTATCGTTGTAGATGGTGGATTATCAATATAA
- the acpP gene encoding acyl carrier protein: protein MVLEKLKDIIAEQLDVEKDEIKMESSFQEDLDADSLDVVELIMAIEEEFDIEIPDEDAEKISKVKDAVDYINNNK, encoded by the coding sequence ATGGTATTAGAAAAATTAAAAGATATTATTGCAGAACAATTAGATGTAGAAAAAGACGAGATAAAAATGGAGTCATCTTTTCAAGAGGATTTAGATGCAGATTCATTAGATGTTGTTGAGTTAATTATGGCTATTGAAGAAGAGTTTGATATAGAAATACCTGATGAAGATGCTGAAAAGATTTCAAAGGTAAAGGATGCAGTAGATTATATAAATAACAACAAATAA
- the fabF gene encoding beta-ketoacyl-ACP synthase II produces MNNRVVITGIGVISPIGIGKDTFWESLVNGKSGVDYITKFDTEDYPTKIAAEVKDFDPVNYIDKKDAKRMDRYSQFAVAASKIAIQDSKINLDKIDKERFGVILGSGIGGIETFETQNEKLIKKGPKRISPFFIPMMIGNMAAGQVAIALDAKGPNETIVTACASSTNALGDAFKTLERGDADILISGGTEASITPIALAGFSSMKALSTNNDNPKEASRPFDKNRDGFVMGEGAAILILETLEHAQNRGADIYAEIVGYGSTCDANHITTPLEDGSGARRAMEIAINDANIDKDEIDYINAHGTSTHYNDKFETLAIKNLFGDKAYDIKISSTKSMTGHLLGAAGGIEAIASSLAIKNNIIPPTINLTEKDEECDLNYIPNKAINYEVKYALSNSLGFGGHNATILLKKYEK; encoded by the coding sequence ATGAATAATAGAGTAGTTATAACAGGAATTGGAGTTATTAGTCCTATTGGTATTGGAAAAGATACTTTTTGGGAATCATTAGTTAATGGTAAAAGTGGTGTGGATTATATAACAAAATTTGATACTGAAGATTACCCTACTAAAATAGCTGCAGAAGTTAAAGATTTTGATCCTGTAAATTATATAGACAAAAAGGACGCAAAAAGAATGGATAGATACTCTCAGTTTGCTGTTGCAGCATCTAAGATTGCAATTCAAGATTCTAAAATTAATTTAGATAAAATTGATAAGGAAAGATTTGGAGTTATTTTAGGTTCAGGAATAGGTGGAATAGAAACATTTGAAACTCAGAATGAAAAGTTAATTAAAAAAGGACCTAAAAGAATAAGTCCATTTTTTATACCTATGATGATTGGAAATATGGCTGCAGGACAAGTAGCTATTGCTCTTGATGCGAAAGGTCCTAATGAAACTATTGTAACAGCATGTGCTTCTTCTACTAACGCATTAGGGGATGCATTTAAGACGTTAGAACGAGGAGATGCTGATATTTTAATAAGTGGTGGAACTGAAGCATCTATTACTCCCATAGCTTTAGCAGGATTTTCATCAATGAAAGCATTGTCTACTAATAATGATAATCCTAAAGAAGCTAGTAGACCATTTGATAAAAATAGAGATGGTTTTGTTATGGGAGAAGGAGCAGCTATATTAATATTAGAAACTTTGGAACATGCACAAAATAGAGGTGCAGATATATATGCAGAAATAGTGGGGTATGGTTCTACATGTGATGCAAATCATATAACAACACCTTTAGAAGATGGAAGCGGAGCAAGAAGGGCAATGGAAATTGCGATTAATGATGCTAATATTGATAAGGATGAAATTGATTATATTAATGCTCATGGAACTTCAACTCATTATAATGATAAGTTTGAAACTTTAGCAATTAAGAATTTATTTGGTGATAAAGCTTATGATATAAAAATAAGTTCAACTAAATCTATGACAGGTCACTTACTTGGTGCAGCAGGTGGAATAGAAGCAATAGCATCATCACTTGCAATAAAAAATAATATTATACCACCAACTATAAATTTAACTGAGAAAGATGAAGAATGTGATTTGAATTATATTCCTAATAAAGCTATTAATTATGAAGTAAAATATGCTCTATCAAACTCACTTGGGTTTGGAGGACATAATGCTACAATTTTATTAAAAAAATATGAAAAATAG
- the rnc gene encoding ribonuclease III, with protein sequence MKDLSKTRKEKLKQFQEKINYEFSDITLLNKALTHSSYANEFKSKKILYNERLEFLGDSVLGLVISDYIFNKYKNFPEGELTKIRALTVCEPSLAERSKKLNLGKFMLLGKGEEATGGRTRISILSDAFEAVIGAIYLDGGMKASKKFILDNLLETIINAVNGEMLLDYKTELQEIIQQDSNSNIKYNVVKEEGPDHNKKFYVEVSNNNKVLGTGKGNSKKEAEQNAAKFALKKVNNK encoded by the coding sequence ATGAAAGATTTGTCAAAAACAAGAAAAGAAAAACTAAAGCAATTTCAAGAAAAAATAAACTATGAGTTTAGTGACATTACATTATTAAATAAAGCATTGACTCATAGCTCATATGCAAATGAATTTAAAAGTAAAAAAATATTATATAATGAAAGATTAGAATTTTTAGGTGATTCAGTATTAGGTTTAGTTATAAGTGATTACATTTTTAATAAATATAAAAACTTTCCTGAAGGCGAATTAACAAAAATAAGAGCATTAACAGTATGTGAACCTTCATTAGCTGAGAGATCAAAAAAATTAAACTTAGGAAAATTTATGTTATTGGGAAAAGGTGAAGAAGCTACTGGTGGAAGAACTAGAATAAGTATATTATCTGATGCTTTTGAAGCTGTAATAGGTGCAATATACTTAGATGGTGGTATGAAAGCTTCAAAAAAATTTATATTAGATAATTTACTTGAAACTATAATAAATGCTGTTAATGGAGAGATGCTTCTTGATTATAAGACTGAACTTCAGGAAATAATACAACAAGATTCAAATAGCAATATAAAATACAATGTGGTAAAAGAGGAAGGGCCAGATCATAATAAAAAATTTTATGTAGAAGTTTCAAATAATAATAAGGTTTTAGGAACAGGAAAAGGTAATAGCAAAAAAGAAGCTGAGCAAAATGCTGCTAAATTTGCTCTGAAAAAGGTTAATAATAAATGA
- a CDS encoding elongator complex protein 3 — protein sequence MKNHYIIPIFIPHRGCPHDCVFCNQRKITGLDTEITSEQIIDIIEGHLNTISDSVLKEIAFFGGSFTGLDLKVQQSFLNIAKNYKDEGKIDKIRLSTRPDYIDKEIIENLKAYGVDIIELGVQSLDKEVLNSSNRGHTVEDVYRAVDMIKANEFELGLQMMVGLVGDTYNKSLYTVKKFIELNPDFVRIYPTLIIRQTYLETLYIKKIYKPFTLEDTIDYIKDYLMLFKYFDIPVIRIGLQPTKNISFEEDVVAGPLHPSIRQIIESKLYGEIIKLMLIEKRFNTNNLIIKLNSKSVSQFVGYKGENLKKLKKKYNIKIIETNNVNKIEINDGYEKYLLDEKYFIKKYLCKHNIICS from the coding sequence ATGAAAAATCATTATATAATACCTATATTTATACCTCATAGAGGATGCCCTCATGATTGTGTTTTTTGTAACCAGAGAAAAATAACTGGATTAGATACTGAAATAACTTCTGAACAAATAATTGATATTATAGAAGGACATTTAAATACTATAAGTGATAGTGTACTAAAAGAAATTGCATTTTTTGGAGGAAGTTTTACAGGATTGGATTTAAAAGTACAACAATCTTTTTTAAATATTGCTAAAAATTATAAAGATGAGGGAAAAATAGATAAAATAAGATTATCTACAAGACCTGATTATATTGATAAAGAAATTATAGAAAATTTAAAAGCCTATGGTGTTGATATAATAGAGTTAGGGGTACAATCTTTAGATAAAGAAGTTCTTAATTCAAGTAATAGAGGACATACTGTCGAGGATGTTTATAGAGCTGTAGATATGATAAAAGCCAATGAATTTGAACTAGGACTACAAATGATGGTAGGACTAGTAGGTGATACATATAATAAATCACTATATACTGTAAAAAAATTCATAGAACTAAATCCAGACTTTGTAAGGATATACCCTACTTTAATAATAAGACAAACATATTTAGAAACTTTATATATAAAAAAAATATATAAGCCATTTACACTTGAAGATACTATAGATTATATAAAAGATTATTTAATGCTTTTTAAATATTTTGATATTCCAGTAATAAGGATAGGTCTTCAACCTACAAAAAATATATCCTTTGAAGAAGATGTAGTTGCTGGTCCTTTACACCCATCAATAAGACAAATTATTGAATCAAAATTATATGGAGAAATAATAAAACTAATGTTGATTGAAAAAAGATTTAATACAAATAATTTAATTATAAAATTAAATAGTAAAAGTGTTTCACAATTTGTAGGTTATAAAGGTGAAAATTTAAAGAAACTAAAAAAGAAATATAATATAAAAATAATAGAAACTAATAATGTAAATAAAATAGAAATTAATGATGGATATGAAAAATATTTATTAGATGAAAAATATTTCATAAAAAAATATTTATGTAAACATAATATAATTTGTTCATAA
- the smc gene encoding chromosome segregation protein SMC, producing MYLKKIELQGFKSFADKTTIDFEKGITGVVGPNGSGKSNISDAIKWVLGEQSAKSLRGSKMEDVIFSGTSKRKALGFSEVTLILDNKNNEIPVDYSDVSITRRVYRSGESEYYINKTSSRLKDVKELFMDTGVGTDGYSIIGQGKIEEILSSKTEDRRNLIEEAVGIVKYKSRKKESEKKLDKTNDNLIRINDIIEELSTNIDSLKDQSDKANEYLQLRSKLKSLEVNLFVREINRLNDEIEHLKAQKELVLNQYSENEENRKQIEIKFEKAKSLIEEIDNEIENIQNQKQTLQRNIEKEETDFKIKKEKISFLNKDIVRLDLELEENIELTDEKQDELLYLKKEKEKINTDISSLKLKSDEINRLLNQNESYIKSSEENIEKKKTDIIEILNNITEKKGKINTIESFIKNIDKRIKGILEEKEELDRKKDSIITENDNIGSELEIYRKKIKNLENQKNKLLTDKEKNKRDMDEYIKRINDLKLKIDSNKSRLKMLNNIKERYDGYYKGVKNILLACKKNSSFSKGLKGVVAELITTQEKYEKAIEIALGGSLQNVVTESKEDAKKFIDYLKNNKLGRVTFLPLDSIKARKINNDMKKILSHDGVYDLASKLISYDEEYTNIFEYLLGRVIVVENLKVGIYVSRMCNNSYKIVTLEGDVINPGGSMTGGDYKNNNSTSLIGRDREIEELKNNIKSNEKKYNEIIQKYSDLKKQIHKEEEKLDNLNENINNLKIDINSKENRKENLKEQRDEIEYRIERFSKELNNLELEKQNSINTIMETKKIIKELESKNSFTKQGVEIDLKDFNDKKEKVKKLNDDITKLKIELASFEQRQKEISNTLKRLNLEIDSLKTKNETIKKEIKTKEDDIKHTEILLNDIDKKRIELKEKLNKSNSILVESKNQKKLYLDNFYKEQETLKKMNENISSLQKSINKIDVKMTKCETSLENFNNKLWEEYELTYQMALEYKEEIQNVTEVQKEIKNYKIMIKKLGNINMDSIEQYKEISERYEFLNTQKEDLKEAKVNLEKVIRDMEDKMKELFVEKFKVINKNFKSIFEKLFGGGKSDIYLVDEDNILESDIEIIAQPPGKKLQNINLLSGGEKSLTAISLLFAILKLKPTPFCVLDEIEAALDDANVIRFSEYLREFSEKTQFIVITHRKGTMESVDSLYGVTMEEHGISRLLSVKLSELLEEKAS from the coding sequence ATGTATTTAAAAAAAATAGAATTACAAGGATTCAAATCATTTGCAGATAAAACTACAATTGATTTTGAAAAGGGAATAACAGGCGTTGTAGGACCTAATGGTAGCGGAAAAAGCAATATATCTGATGCTATAAAATGGGTCTTAGGAGAACAAAGTGCTAAGTCATTACGAGGTAGTAAAATGGAAGATGTTATATTTTCTGGAACATCTAAAAGGAAAGCATTAGGTTTTAGTGAAGTAACTCTTATTTTGGATAACAAAAATAACGAGATACCAGTTGATTATTCTGACGTAAGTATTACAAGAAGAGTATATCGTTCAGGAGAAAGTGAATATTATATAAACAAAACATCAAGTAGATTAAAAGATGTTAAAGAATTATTTATGGATACAGGTGTAGGAACTGATGGTTATTCTATAATAGGACAAGGTAAGATAGAAGAGATATTATCAAGTAAAACTGAAGATAGAAGAAATTTAATTGAGGAAGCAGTTGGGATTGTAAAGTATAAGTCAAGAAAGAAAGAATCAGAAAAAAAGTTAGACAAAACCAATGATAATTTAATCAGAATAAATGATATTATAGAAGAACTTTCAACAAATATAGATTCTTTGAAAGATCAAAGTGATAAGGCTAATGAGTATTTGCAATTAAGATCAAAGTTAAAATCTTTAGAGGTTAATTTATTTGTTAGAGAAATTAATAGGCTTAATGATGAAATAGAGCACCTTAAAGCTCAAAAAGAATTAGTATTAAATCAGTATTCTGAGAATGAAGAAAATAGAAAACAAATAGAAATAAAATTTGAAAAAGCAAAAAGTCTAATTGAAGAAATAGATAATGAAATAGAAAATATTCAGAATCAGAAACAGACTCTTCAAAGAAATATAGAAAAAGAAGAAACGGATTTTAAGATAAAGAAAGAAAAAATTTCATTTTTAAATAAAGATATTGTAAGATTAGATTTAGAATTAGAAGAAAATATAGAATTAACAGATGAAAAGCAAGATGAATTATTATATTTAAAAAAAGAAAAAGAAAAGATTAATACAGATATTTCTTCTCTGAAATTAAAATCTGATGAAATAAATAGATTATTAAATCAAAATGAATCCTATATAAAATCTTCTGAGGAAAATATTGAAAAGAAGAAAACTGATATTATAGAGATTTTAAATAATATAACAGAGAAAAAAGGTAAAATTAATACGATAGAATCTTTTATTAAAAATATTGATAAAAGAATAAAAGGTATATTGGAAGAAAAAGAAGAGTTAGATAGAAAAAAGGATTCTATCATAACAGAAAATGATAATATTGGATCAGAGTTAGAAATATACAGAAAAAAAATAAAGAATTTAGAAAATCAGAAAAATAAACTTTTAACAGATAAAGAAAAAAACAAAAGAGATATGGATGAATATATAAAACGTATTAATGATTTAAAGTTGAAAATTGATTCTAATAAATCAAGACTTAAAATGCTTAATAATATAAAAGAAAGGTATGATGGATATTATAAAGGCGTAAAAAATATTTTATTAGCTTGCAAAAAGAACTCATCTTTTTCAAAGGGATTAAAAGGTGTAGTAGCAGAATTAATAACTACTCAAGAAAAATATGAAAAGGCAATTGAAATAGCATTAGGAGGTTCATTACAAAATGTTGTTACAGAATCAAAAGAAGATGCTAAGAAATTTATTGATTATCTAAAAAACAATAAATTAGGAAGAGTAACATTTCTACCACTGGATTCTATAAAAGCAAGAAAAATTAATAATGATATGAAAAAAATATTGTCTCATGATGGAGTATATGATTTAGCTTCCAAATTGATAAGTTATGATGAAGAATATACAAATATATTTGAATATTTATTGGGACGAGTTATAGTTGTAGAAAATTTAAAAGTAGGTATATATGTATCAAGAATGTGCAATAATTCCTATAAAATAGTAACGTTAGAAGGAGATGTAATAAACCCTGGTGGCTCAATGACCGGAGGAGATTACAAAAATAATAATTCTACAAGTTTAATAGGTAGGGATAGAGAAATTGAGGAATTAAAAAATAATATAAAAAGTAATGAGAAAAAATATAATGAAATTATTCAGAAGTATTCTGATCTAAAAAAACAGATACACAAAGAAGAAGAAAAATTAGATAATTTAAATGAAAATATAAATAATCTAAAGATAGATATAAATAGCAAGGAAAATAGAAAAGAAAACTTAAAAGAACAAAGGGATGAAATTGAATATAGAATAGAAAGATTTTCTAAAGAATTAAATAATTTAGAGTTGGAAAAACAGAACTCTATAAATACAATTATGGAAACTAAAAAAATAATAAAAGAATTAGAATCTAAAAATAGTTTTACTAAACAAGGTGTAGAAATTGATTTAAAAGATTTTAATGATAAAAAGGAAAAGGTTAAAAAGTTAAATGATGATATAACTAAACTTAAAATTGAATTAGCATCATTTGAACAAAGACAAAAAGAAATTTCTAATACTTTGAAAAGATTAAATTTAGAGATTGATTCATTAAAAACTAAAAATGAAACCATAAAAAAAGAAATAAAAACTAAGGAAGATGATATAAAACATACTGAAATATTATTAAATGATATAGATAAAAAAAGGATAGAGCTTAAAGAAAAGCTTAATAAGTCGAATTCAATATTAGTAGAGTCTAAAAATCAAAAAAAATTATATCTTGATAATTTTTACAAAGAACAAGAAACTCTAAAGAAAATGAATGAAAATATATCATCTTTACAAAAAAGTATTAATAAAATAGATGTAAAAATGACTAAGTGTGAAACTAGTTTAGAAAACTTTAATAATAAATTATGGGAAGAATATGAATTAACTTATCAAATGGCATTGGAATATAAAGAAGAAATACAAAATGTTACTGAGGTTCAAAAAGAGATAAAAAATTATAAGATAATGATAAAAAAATTAGGTAATATAAATATGGATTCTATAGAACAATATAAAGAAATATCTGAAAGATATGAGTTTTTAAATACTCAAAAAGAAGATTTAAAAGAAGCAAAAGTAAATCTTGAAAAAGTTATTAGAGATATGGAAGATAAAATGAAAGAATTATTTGTAGAAAAATTTAAAGTAATAAATAAAAACTTTAAAAGTATATTTGAAAAATTATTTGGAGGAGGAAAATCAGATATATATCTAGTTGACGAAGATAATATTTTAGAAAGTGATATTGAAATAATTGCTCAACCTCCAGGTAAAAAACTTCAAAATATAAATTTACTTTCTGGAGGAGAAAAATCTCTTACAGCTATTTCATTATTATTTGCAATTTTAAAGCTTAAACCTACTCCATTCTGTGTATTAGATGAAATAGAAGCAGCTTTAGATGATGCAAATGTAATAAGGTTTTCAGAATATCTAAGGGAATTTTCTGAGAAAACTCAATTTATAGTTATTACTCATAGAAAAGGAACTATGGAATCTGTAGATTCATTATATGGTGTTACTATGGAGGAACATGGAATAAGTAGATTATTATCAGTGAAATTATCAGAGTTATTAGAAGAAAAAGCAAGTTAA
- the ftsY gene encoding signal recognition particle-docking protein FtsY: MFDNLFNKNKEESEKVEEKEELQEEKKGFLGRLKEGLEKTRKGITDKVDDIIKHYHKIDEELFEELEEVLIMADVGFETTETIIENVKDKVKERKLTEATDVKDVLKEELKERLEDVEGDSKLNIEPSPSIILVVGVNGVGKTTTIGKLAYKFKNNGKKVLIAAGDTFRAAAIEQLNEWTNRSNVDLISHKEGSDPAAVIFDGIQAAKARKTDILICDTAGRLHNKKNLMNELNKIVRIVNREYPDATKEILLVVDATTGQNAVMQAKVFKEACNVTGIALTKLDGTAKGGVIFAVQSELNVPIKLVGVGEGINDLQEFDRDNFVNAIFPD; the protein is encoded by the coding sequence ATGTTTGATAATTTATTTAATAAAAACAAAGAAGAATCAGAAAAAGTAGAAGAAAAAGAAGAGTTACAAGAAGAGAAAAAGGGTTTTTTGGGTAGGTTAAAAGAAGGGTTAGAAAAAACAAGAAAAGGCATAACTGATAAAGTAGATGATATAATTAAACATTATCATAAAATTGATGAAGAACTATTTGAGGAACTTGAAGAAGTGCTTATAATGGCAGATGTTGGATTTGAAACAACTGAAACCATAATAGAAAATGTTAAAGATAAGGTTAAAGAAAGAAAGTTAACTGAGGCTACAGATGTTAAAGATGTACTTAAAGAAGAATTAAAAGAAAGACTAGAAGATGTAGAAGGGGATTCTAAGTTGAATATAGAGCCTTCACCTTCTATAATATTAGTTGTAGGAGTAAATGGAGTAGGTAAAACTACTACAATTGGAAAATTAGCATATAAATTTAAGAACAATGGAAAAAAAGTTCTTATTGCAGCAGGTGATACATTTAGAGCAGCAGCAATAGAGCAACTAAATGAATGGACTAATAGATCTAATGTTGATTTAATATCACATAAAGAAGGATCTGATCCAGCAGCAGTTATTTTTGATGGCATACAAGCAGCTAAGGCAAGAAAGACAGATATTTTAATTTGTGATACTGCTGGAAGGCTTCATAACAAAAAAAATCTAATGAATGAATTAAATAAAATAGTTCGTATAGTGAATAGAGAATATCCTGATGCCACAAAAGAGATATTACTTGTAGTTGATGCTACAACAGGACAAAATGCAGTTATGCAAGCAAAAGTTTTTAAAGAAGCATGTAATGTTACAGGGATAGCACTTACAAAACTTGATGGTACTGCAAAAGGTGGGGTTATTTTTGCAGTACAATCTGAATTAAATGTACCTATAAAGCTTGTTGGAGTAGGTGAAGGAATTAATGATTTACAAGAGTTTGATAGAGATAATTTTGTAAATGCAATTTTTCCAGATTAA